From a single Eremothecium sinecaudum strain ATCC 58844 chromosome III, complete sequence genomic region:
- a CDS encoding uncharacterized protein (Syntenic homolog of Ashbya gossypii ACL022W; Syntenic homolog of Saccharomyces cerevisiae YDL177C) yields MTKVTHPKLASFVLARRLYHIRCWNESKLLVDRRSKFQGRCCRITNVGDVMLVLNELLKHNKTVAKASHQHIYAWRTADVTADVIPKSLKDKTKRTQSTTELAIKNLNQGCADCGEAGAGSVLLRALERSQIVNVLLIVTRWYGGTPLGPKRFRNISSVAVESLKKGGFINSASI; encoded by the coding sequence ATGACTAAAGTAACTCACCCCAAGCTTGCTTCTTTTGTTCTGGCTAGGAGATTATATCATATCCGGTGTTGGAATGAGTCCAAATTATTGGTTGACCGTCGATCAAAGTTTCAGGGCCGGTGCTGTAGAATAACTAACGTCGGCGATGTAATGCTTGTACTAAACGAGCTTCTTAAACATAATAAAACTGTGGCAAAGGCGTCCCACCAACATATTTATGCATGGAGAACAGCAGATGTAACAGCAGATGTAATACCGAAGTCTTTAAAGGACAAGACAAAACGCACACAGTCCACAACGGAACTGGCCATTAAAAATTTAAACCAGGGGTGTGCAGATTGCGGAGAGGCTGGAGCTGGCTCTGTTTTACTAAGAGCACTAGAGAGAAGTCAAATAGTTAATGTTTTACTTATAGTTACACGTTGGTACGGGGGAACACCGTTAGGCCCCAAACGGTTTAGAAATATATCCTCTGTTGCAGTTGAAAGTTTAAAAAAGGGTGGATTTATAAATTCAGCAAGTATCTAG
- the PCI8 gene encoding Pci8p (Syntenic homolog of Ashbya gossypii ACL027C; Syntenic homolog of Saccharomyces cerevisiae YIL071C (PCI8)) yields MEKFEVLVAVERLAFSWPVITGKDVELRGLLSRLEEVGLDLFESPHYALFFGEREQRSALSHSDKSDRSQCSNVLVLRKALAHQYATAITLLESANLRVVNYVEKCRQMMRIHVLANSFLSVSDLDTRLRLYLRSRPSQNTYDQESEYILECKLLTFASLFLRGNYFDAAHYFTKLYCESGDVLDYLLCPEKVKDIFITNEEYLLMIIISMLLSVPLENYRQLLSSQATQKMFQRIPLLLKCLTLLSNTRYHEFFVIWQDDLERQAQGSYFISPRWQRISTLMRCKVIFLYLKISNVIYVSYLSKVLGISKEAILDDVAKLISRFNLNFAIEGNTIYFKEQSPICDIISGIKTASDRIDARNMMLQQKNEAIKEFVQQTYTEQGTGSSVGNQ; encoded by the coding sequence ATGGAAAAGTTTGAAGTGCTGGTCGCTGTCGAGAGACTGGCCTTCTCGTGGCCAGTTATCACTGGTAAAGATGTGGAATTAAGGGGTCTATTGAGCAGATTGGAAGAAGTTGGCCTGGATTTATTTGAATCTCCACATTACGCTTTATTTTTTGGTGAAAGAGAACAAAGAAGTGCATTATCTCATTCAGATAAATCAGATAGATCTCAATGTTCAAACGTTTTGGTACTGCGGAAAGCATTAGCTCATCAATATGCTACTGCCATAACATTGCTGGAATCTGCTAATTTGCGAGTGGTTAACTATGTGGAAAAATGCAGGCAAATGATGAGAATACACGTTCTTGCAAATAGTTTTCTAAGTGTTAGTGATTTGGATACTAGGCTTCGATTATACCTTCGAAGTAGACCTTCGCAGAATACATACGACCAAGAATCGGAATACATCTTGGAATGCAAGTTACTAACATTTGCCTCATTATTCCTTCGAGGCAACTATTTTGATGCAGCGCATTACTTTACGAAGCTGTATTGCGAAAGCGGCGATGTACTTGATTATTTGCTGTGCCCAGAGAAGgttaaagatatttttaTAACCAATGAAGAGTATCTTTTAATGATTATCATATCAATGCTTTTATCTGTTCCATTGGAAAACTACAGGCAGTTGTTGAGTTCTCAGGCTACGCAGAAGATGTTCCAGAGAATTCCCCTTCTACTAAAATGCCTTACATTATTGAGTAATACAAGATATCATGAATTCTTCGTGATTTGGCAAGATGATCTCGAGCGGCAGGCCCAAGGAAGTTATTTTATCTCGCCTAGATGGCAACGAATAAGTACCTTAATGAGATGTAAAGTGATATTCTTGTATTTGAAAATATCGAATGTGATCTATGTGTCTTACCTATCTAAGGTTTTAGGTATCTCGAAAGAAGCAATACTTGATGATGTTGCCAAGCTTATTAGCAGATTCAATCTTAATTTCGCAATAGAAGGCAATACcatatattttaaagagCAATCGCCTATCTGTGACATTATCTCAGGTATTAAAACAGCTTCTGACAGAATTGATGCAAGAAACATGATGTTGCAGCAGAAAAACGAAGCAATTAAGGAATTTGTTCAACAGACATACACCGAACAAGGTACTGGCTCCTCTGTGGGCAATCAATAG
- the MAM33 gene encoding Mam33p (Syntenic homolog of Ashbya gossypii ACL025C; Syntenic homolog of Saccharomyces cerevisiae YIL070C (MAM33)): MLFRLAARGSLRVVGRRFASYNSVCRPLCVTRSFSKTIPTLNSHNEIIRTKLQSELDLENSNHEKELPDGLSQFLKDSNFAIVPSNGVNIAELVRKGDNETIHVFFDVAQIANLPCDRNSVEEYIEGKEEEEMQNIEDNSYANINVVVVKQDQSAVSFECLMNIVEGSFYVDSVTPYASASDALKQSADAEIARELGYRGPPFSNLDEDLQQSLEEYLESRYIGDELATFITSYSEYKENEEYISWLEKMRKFFS, translated from the coding sequence ATGTTGTTTCGTTTGGCAGCTAGAGGCTCATTGAGAGTTGTTGGCAGGAGATTTGCTTCTTATAACTCGGTTTGTAGACCATTATGTGTCACAAGGTCCTTTTCCAAAACTATTCCAACTTTGAATTCTCATAATGAAATAATTAGAACTAAACTGCAGAGTGAACTGGATTTAGAAAACTCTAATCATGAGAAAGAGCTACCTGATGGTTTGTCTCAATTTTTGAAAGATAGTAATTTCGCTATTGTACCATCCAATGGTGTCAACATAGCGGAATTAGTTAGGAAGGGCGATAATGAAACGATACATGTTTTCTTTGATGTGGCCCAAATTGCCAACCTACCTTGCGACCGTAACTCTGTTGAAGAGTATATTGAGGGCaaagaggaggaagaaaTGCAAAATATCGAGGATAACAGCTATGCAAATATTAATGTTGTTGTAGTTAAGCAAGATCAAAGTGCCGTCTCTTTTGAGTGTTTGATGAATATTGTCGAGGGCTCTTTCTATGTTGATAGCGTCACTCCATATGCTTCTGCCTCAGATGCACTAAAGCAATCTGCTGATGCAGAAATTGCAAGGGAACTTGGTTACCGTGGCCCTCCATTTTCCAACTTAGATGAGGACTTGCAACAATCTTTGGAGGAGTACTTGGAATCAAGATATATTGGTGATGAGTTAGCCACATTTATTACTTCTTACTCTGAATACAAGGAGAATGAAGAGTACATTTCATGGTTGGAAAAAATGCGTAAGTTTTTTAGCTAA
- the MRX1 gene encoding Mrx1p (Syntenic homolog of Ashbya gossypii ACL026W; Syntenic homolog of Saccharomyces cerevisiae YER077C), translated as MFGLRSLNKTLPFKSYLSKGPRIKQRLNNVIRLQLPNNSKVLAKPSKKHNGRIKRATEFKSSKKLQSSGRSFDDNFERLKETKSKDYIYTALGVSGNQLKDSKLVALDVMKLCKKKELHKALMLTKLANRRGAVAMNYLMEFYMRQLQDGKSAIDLYNYRKKWGIPITDATNTILFSGLAKLQRPLSKALTNTVFEIIKGLITTSQMNIITLNAAFNCLLNSSNPEYVFKALKLKSSNLVLDEISYEMLLRAALFIRNDFEAIDQANAVIKSVPKELVTNRILFHYINVWNMRDNPDLSRTALNLIHRFYNCGGLNRPPKAPAIARIPNFEEWSIRSKLSLDDHICALMLENYFKRKLWNKVDEHFNYLRDQDPSCLNEKAYLYAIKVRAIEKPATCIPYSLELYRELHIKQKAVSKSVLLAVYESMARQLEKKSIQNNKTNLNTTLKTIHSFVTQYDSLKINGTVVLNIRSWYAYLKLLSYFKKSKADLIHPERLEAIVTLFISSFENSALNLQLSNKELKNSASYTTFVYREIIRFCENFTKNARPDSTSRILEFKSMLQEQHRKLRLEI; from the coding sequence ATGTTTGGTTTAAGGTCCTTAAATAAAACTCTGCCATTTAAATCATATCTTTCCAAAGGCCCTAGAATCAAGCAAAGGCTAAATAATGTTATTAGATTGCAGCTGCCGAACAATAGTAAGGTTTTGGCGAAACCTAGTAAGAAGCATAATGGAAGGATAAAGAGGGCCACTGAATTTAAGAGTAGCAAAAAATTGCAGAGTTCTGGAAGAAGTTTTGATGATAATTTTGAGCGCTTAAAAGAAACAAAGAGTAAAGATTACATATATACAGCGTTAGGTGTGAGTGGTAATCAGTTGAAAGACTCGAAGTTGGTTGCATTAGATGTTATGAAGCTATGTAAAAAAAAGGAACTGCATAAAGCCCTGATGTTAACAAAGCTTGCTAACCGTAGAGGAGCTGTGGCGATGAATTATTTGATGGAGTTCTATATGCGTCAACTTCAAGATGGGAAGAGTGCTATAGATTTATACAACTATAGAAAGAAGTGGGGTATTCCTATTACTGATGCAACCAATACGATTCTTTTTTCAGGGCTTGCTAAACTACAGAGGCCACTTTCTAAAGCTCTCACAAACACAGTATTCGAAATTATAAAAGGATTAATCACAACGTCTCAAATGAACATAATTACGCTTAACGCAGCTTTTAACTGTCTACTTAATTCAAGTAACCCGGAGTACGTTTTTAAAGCCCTGAAACTTAAGTCTTCCAATTTGGTTTTAGACGAAATTAGCTATGAAATGCTATTAAGGGCTGCTTTATTTATCAGGAACGACTTCGAAGCTATTGATCAGGCTAACGCAGTTATTAAAAGCGTACCAAAAGAGCTAGTAACAAACAGGATTTTATTCCACTATATTAATGTTTGGAATATGCGAGACAATCCTGATCTATCGCGTACTGCATTAAACCTAATTCACAGGTTTTATAATTGTGGTGGGCTTAATCGACCTCCAAAAGCACCCGCTATAGCACGTATCCCTAATTTCGAAGAATGGTCTATCAGATCTAAGCTTTCTCTTGATGATCATATATGTGCTCTGATGTTAGAAAACTACTTCAAACGTAAATTATGGAACAAAGTAGATGAACATTTTAACTACTTAAGAGATCAGGATCCTTCCTGTTTAAATGAGAAGGCGTATTTGTATGCAATCAAAGTTAGAGCAATAGAGAAACCTGCTACCTGTATACCTTACAGTCTGGAGTTGTATAGAGAACTCCATATCAAGCAAAAGGCCGTTTCTAAATCAGTTCTACTTGCGGTGTACGAGTCCATGGCACGTCAGTTGGAAAAAAAATCAATACAGAATAATAAGACTAACTTGAATACAACGCTAAAAACAATCCATTCATTTGTGACGCAATACGATTCACTCAAGATCAATGGTACTGTGGTTTTAAATATTCGCTCATGGTATGCATACTTGAAGCTTTTATCCTACTTCAAAAAATCCAAAGCCGATTTAATACATCCTGAAAGACTAGAAGCGATTGTCACGCTATTCATATCCAGTTTTGAAAACTCTGCACTCAATCTTCAACTTAGCAACAAAGAATTGAAAAACAGTGCAAGTTACACCACCTTCGTTTATAGAGAAATCATAAGATTCTGTGAAAATTTTACAAAAAATGCTAGACCAGATTCAACTAGCCGTATTCTGGAATTCAAGTCAATGTTGCAAGAGCAGCATAGGAAATTAAGACTAGAAATTTAG
- the ICP55 gene encoding aminopeptidase (Syntenic homolog of Ashbya gossypii ACL028W; Syntenic homolog of Saccharomyces cerevisiae YER078C (ICP55)), whose amino-acid sequence MTLATFKVPLNLRYRRFSSTTIPFAQWMKRKPILINAGQPLHENRPNLLKPGELTPGITAISYFQRRNNLLEKLPPKSCAIVVGSQVKYASNVVFYPFQQNSDLYYLTGWNEPDSVMILEKPTNDLKDSIFHMIVPPNDRVIEQWEGSRSGTIGAREIFNADEATEVYNSPAYVSKILNRCEYVYFDSESKKNNSESGLFSRFFNPGQTQASVDIYEMLRRSNRNITVRNLKHLIAELRSIKSEAELKIMRKAGQISGRAYNQAYAQRFRNERTLESYLQYKIVSGGCDKMAYIPVVGAGANALCIHYTQNNDVMYDDEMVLVDAAGSLGGYCADISRTWPVSGKFTSAQRDLYEAVLAVQRRCISLCTSEQGYSLHDIHEKSVEFMKEELANVGLPSLTKGDVTKLYPHYIGHNLGLDVHDVSEVNRFQPLKEGQVITIEPGLYVPDETSFPSYFRNIGVRIEDNIAIGKKNYRNLTVEAAKEVVDIENIAQNGINSHIEEDVVAPLE is encoded by the coding sequence ATGACACTTGCGACCTTTAAGGTTCCCTTAAATCTTAGGTATAGGAGGTTTTCATCAACGACTATACCATTTGCGCAATGGATGAAGCGAAAGCCCATACTAATCAATGCGGGGCAACCGTTGCATGAGAATAGACCTAACCTATTAAAACCCGGTGAACTAACACCTGGTATTACTGCGATCAGTTATTTTCAAAGGAGGAATAACCTTCTAGAGAAATTGCCACCTAAAAGTTGTGCCATTGTTGTTGGTTCACAGGTAAAATATGCCTCTAATGTGGTATTCTACCCTTTTCAACAAAATTCTGACCTATACTACTTAACAGGTTGGAATGAACCTGATTCTGTGATGATTTTAGAAAAGCCAACTAATGATCTTAAAGACTCAATTTTTCATATGATTGTCCCACCTAATGATCGTGTCATTGAACAATGGGAAGGCAGTCGTAGCGGTACCATAGGAGCTCGTGAAATATTCAATGCGGATGAGGCAACGGAGGTATATAACTCTCCGGCATATGTTTCAAAGATCTTAAACAGGTGCGAGTACGTTTATTTCGATTCAGAATCGAAGAAGAATAATAGCGAATCTGGGTTGTTTAGTCGTTTTTTCAACCCAGGGCAGACACAAGCTAGTGTTGATATTTACGAAATGCTGAGAAGATCTAATAGAAACATTACGGTACGAAATCTAAAACATTTAATTGCTGAGCTGCGCTCTATAAAATCAGAAGCGGAGCTGAAAATTATGAGAAAGGCGGGCCAAATTTCCGGAAGAGCTTACAACCAAGCCTACGCTCAGCGTTTCAGAAATGAAAGAACTTTGGAATCTTATCTTCAATATAAAATAGTTTCTGGTGGCTGTGATAAAATGGCATATATTCCTGTTGTTGGTGCTGGGGCTAATGCACTTTGTATTCACTATACGCAAAATAATGACGTAATGTATGATGACGAGATGGTACTTGTTGATGCAGCTGGTTCTCTTGGAGGCTATTGCGCTGACATTTCCAGAACATGGCCAGTTTCTGGTAAATTCACCTCAGCACAGAGAGATTTGTACGAAGCTGTTTTAGCTGTTCAAAGAAGATGTATTTCCTTATGTACTTCCGAACAAGGCTATTCTTTACACGATATTCACGAAAAGAGTGTTGAATTTATGAAAGAAGAACTAGCAAACGTTGGCTTACCAAGTCTAACAAAAGGTGATGTTACTAAGCTATATCCGCATTATATTGGCCACAACTTGGGTTTAGACGTGCACGACGTTAGTGAGGTTAATAGATTCCAGCCCCTAAAAGAAGGCCAAGTTATTACAATAGAGCCTGGGTTGTACGTTCCAGATGAGACATCATTTCCAAGTTACTTTAGAAATATCGGTGTTAGAATAGAGGACAATATCGCAATAGGGAAGAAAAATTATAGAAACCTGACCGTAGAAGCTGCGAAGGAAGttgttgatattgaaaatatcGCTCAAAACGGGATCAATTCGCATATTGAGGAGGACGTTGTCGCTCCGTTGGAATAG
- the GID12 gene encoding Gid12p (Syntenic homolog of Ashbya gossypii ACL023C; Syntenic homolog of Saccharomyces cerevisiae YDL176W): protein MITFGVSVPANGKDAISGYRLFKFQDDVLTPLPVTLDSNTDKNVIIQKFCYLKPRDRLIVPECQNGGLMDSSDYLLVAKSNGIIEIFRDYRYKVSQAMKMKPDFILTCIPVAHERDMLDLTIAGLEYKDGLLYCCTKDGDLYIFILNLPGDYIQIENIYNPMGTPDLFDVAMPNARDYSRFEEGILLVYSKFTGRTKLQHICYYCLPMGQQISIYPQLKILYPNIHYFKPCIYVNLKKEVSNFRINPLDRFSFIAMAPRIPLTIYKIHLPKLFTDFFIKFIKLKKAVLRRFPQEVQDIDEASTKIYNSKFLDFLRFDFRGIQTDMDPRTWNSLMTNDYVAELSYSCVWRQHQGNTKDDLYRLFHRQVQIYDGDRERPASRGSLTGSADNSIRSNSLRRSILERSVESPPCYSNSATDRFIRCLRQNTCPVDIRIVNTKLGANPSQCGNTEDEQDNTRTSFLTDEYKDMDIITLDKFLCLTAFRPKYIDEPLMKLDSFHSIGKGNTDKEAQWAILNLSSFKKLFMITNSLCLIFDTFGVVLIDRFKLVNNHDLLKNDPEAFKIIDYEIGLINDIAVVITAMKKCQECESVYDITLDAIVTTVSGTLSVLHAEFYSHQRLGKMHCRDRLKVNSRDKIVEQVVLLDYEPNRKRLRTADDGEVAKRSKMEI from the coding sequence ATGATCACCTTTGGTGTTTCAGTACCTGCTAATGGTAAGGATGCCATATCAGGGTACAGGTTATTCAAATTCCAAGACGATGTGCTAACTCCGTTGCCAGTCACATTGGATAGTAACACAGACAAAAATGTAATAATTCAGAAATTCTGTTATTTGAAGCCTAGAGATAGGCTAATAGTTCCAGAATGTCAAAATGGTGGTTTGATGGATTCATCTGATTACTTATTGGTTGCAAAATCTAATGGAATCATTGAGATATTTAGGGATTACCGCTACAAGGTGTCTCAGGCAATGAAAATGAAACCTGATTTTATTCTTACGTGCATTCCTGTTGCCCATGAACGTGATATGCTGGATTTAACTATAGCAGGGTTGGAGTATAAGGATGGCTTACTTTACTGCTGCACAAAGGACGGTGAtttgtatatatttattttaaacTTACCGGGTGACTACATCCAAATAGAAAATATCTACAATCCAATGGGGACTCCCGACCTTTTTGATGTTGCTATGCCTAATGCTAGGGATTATAGTAGGTTTGAGGAAGGAATACTACTAGTATATTCTAAGTTTACAGGACGTACTAAGTTGCAACATATATGCTATTATTGCCTTCCAATGGGACAGCAGATATCCATATACCCACAACTGAAAATATTGTATCCAAATATACACTATTTCAAACCATGCATTTATGtaaatttgaagaaggaGGTGTCGAATTTCAGAATTAATCCACTCGATAGGTTCAGTTTTATTGCGATGGCTCCAAGGATTCCATTGACGATTTATAAGATTCATCTACCAAAACTATTCACAGATTTCTTCATTAAATTCATTAAGCTTAAAAAAGCAGTACTACGACGGTTTCCACAGGAGGTGCAGGATATTGATGAGGCCAGTACCAAAATTTACAACAGCAAATTTCTTGACTTTTTACGTTTCGATTTCAGAGGAATACAAACAGACATGGACCCGCGGACGTGGAATTCCTTAATGACGAATGATTATGTTGCAGAGTTGAGTTATTCGTGTGTCTGGAGACAGCACCAAGGCAATACTAAGGATGACTTGTACAGATTATTCCATAGGCAAGTGCAAATATATGATGGGGATCGCGAGCGGCCAGCGTCAAGAGGAAGCCTTACCGGGTCCGCTGACAACTCCATAAGAAGTAATTCGCTCAGGAGAAGCATTTTGGAACGCAGTGTAGAAAGTCCACCCTGCTATAGCAACTCAGCAACTGATAGATTCATCCGATGTTTGCGTCAAAATACCTGTCCTGTGGATATTAGAATTGTTAATACAAAATTAGGAGCAAACCCATCTCAATGCGGTAATACTGAAGATGAACAAGATAATACCAGGACTTCATTCTTGACTGATGAATACAAAGATATGGATATTATTACATTGGATAAATTTTTGTGTTTAACAGCTTTCCGACCAAAGTATATTGACGAGCCATTGATGAAACTAGATTCTTTTCATAGCATTGGCAAAGGTAACACTGACAAAGAAGCACAGTGGGCAATACTGAATTTGTCTTCCTTTAAAAAACTATTTATGATAACCAACTCCCTCTGCCTAATCTTCGACACCTTCGGAGTCGTGCTTATCGACAGATTCAAGTTGGTTAATAATCATGATTTGTTAAAAAACGACCCTGAGGCTTTTAAAATTATTGACTACGAAATCGGATTGATCAACGATATTGCTGTGGTTATTACGGCCATGAAGAAATGTCAAGAATGCGAAAGCGTTTACGATATCACATTGGATGCCATCGTAACAACAGTGTCAGGTACACTAAGCGTCTTACATGCAGAGTTTTATAGTCATCAAAGGCTGGGGAAAATGCACTGTCGTGACAGGCTAAAAGTGAACAGCAGAGACAAAATTGTAGAACAGGTTGTGCTCTTAGATTATGAGCCAAATAGAAAACGTTTAAGGACGGCAGATGATGGAGAAGTCGCAAAGCGTTCGAAAATGGAAATATGA
- the SNA4 gene encoding Sna4p (Syntenic homolog of Ashbya gossypii ACL024W; Syntenic homolog of Saccharomyces cerevisiae YDL123W (SNA4)), with translation MCCCTASDILLCIVATIFPPLAVWFRSGLFSAPLLLNIILTLLGFAPGVVHAFYHISITSPLRREYCEQQGWAVLSASDQNTALMGTAQQQPVLQPYQQVHHKVQYKSEQQGLPPPYTESV, from the coding sequence ATGTGTTGTTGTACTGCAAGCGATATTTTATTGTGTATAGTTGCTACCATATTTCCACCCTTAGCCGTTTGGTTCAGATCTGGTTTATTTTCAGCACCTTTACTACTTAACATTATATTGACATTATTAGGCTTTGCACCAGGTGTTGTTCATGCTTTTTATCACATATCTATAACAAGTCCCTTGAGGCGTGAATATTGCGAGCAACAAGGCTGGGCAGTATTGTCAGCTAGTGATCAGAACACTGCTTTAATGGGGACTGCACAACAGCAGCCTGTATTACAGCCCTACCAGCAAGTACATCATAAAGTACAGTATAAATCAGAACAACAAGGACTTCCTCCACCCTACACAGAATCGGTATGA